In one window of Tellurirhabdus rosea DNA:
- the bioD gene encoding dethiobiotin synthase: MIKPLHLVVAGISTEIGKTVTSAVLTEALQADYWKPIQSGDLTDSDRRTVQSLISNTVSVFHPEAYSLRQPLSPHAAAALDGVEIRPDAIQVPTTENNLIIELAGGLMVPLNDRDLNIDLVQRWGLPVVLVSKNYLGSINHTLLSVEALRSRRIPILGLVFNGEPTPATEDFILQYTNLPCIGRIGWEEEVTKAVVSRYAAVFRDSLTALLPKTLSSPSSFSSL; encoded by the coding sequence ATGATTAAACCACTGCATCTGGTCGTGGCCGGGATCAGCACCGAAATCGGCAAGACCGTTACCTCGGCCGTGCTGACCGAAGCCCTGCAGGCCGATTACTGGAAGCCCATCCAGTCGGGCGACCTGACCGACTCCGACCGCCGGACCGTTCAAAGTCTCATTTCCAATACCGTATCCGTCTTCCATCCGGAAGCCTATTCGCTCCGGCAGCCGCTCTCGCCCCATGCCGCGGCGGCGCTCGACGGCGTGGAGATCCGTCCGGATGCCATTCAGGTGCCGACAACCGAAAACAACCTCATCATCGAACTGGCGGGCGGACTGATGGTGCCGCTCAACGACCGCGACCTCAACATTGACCTTGTGCAGCGCTGGGGACTGCCGGTTGTGCTGGTTTCCAAAAATTACCTCGGCAGCATCAACCACACGCTGCTTTCCGTCGAAGCCCTGCGGAGCCGACGCATTCCGATTCTGGGGCTGGTCTTCAACGGGGAACCGACGCCCGCCACGGAAGATTTTATTCTGCAATACACCAACCTTCCCTGCATCGGGCGCATCGGCTGGGAAGAGGAAGTAACCAAAGCGGTCGTTTCGCGCTACGCCGCTGTCTTTCGAGACAGCTTAACCGCGCTCCTGCCCAAAACCCTTTCCTCCCCCTCCTCCTTTTCCTCCCTTTAA